TAAAATTCTTCTTGGTCCTGGACCATTGCGTTCAATATTAGGTTCAAAATATTTCCTTTATACAACAACAATAGGAAATATATGTTCGTTTCTAGGATCATTAATTTGGTGGTTCTTTATGGCATATATGATTGTAATATTAATATATAAGAAAAAAAATAAAAAAAATCTTATTGGACAATGTTTTTTAGGAATTTTTATTATATATATTATTCTATATTCTATGCAATATGGAGGTTCACTTGAATTGAGATTTAGAGCTGTAATTTATGTTATTTCTACAACGACCTTTTTTTCTTATTATGATTATATATTTATAAGGAAGCATCTTGTAGATTATGCTGTCATATTGAGTTTTGTGTTTATTATAGGATTAATTGCTAGTATTTAATAGTTAAGGCATATAATTTATTAAATACTTCTATCTATTAAAATTTGATGAGTATTTAATTTATATATTTTATCAAATCATATATATGTGTGGATGATAAATAAAATTAATAATTTTGAGGAGTTAAAATGAAAAAAATAATGTTAGTATTTGGGACACGCCCAGAAGCAATAAAGATGTGTCCATTAGTAAATGAATTAAAGACTAGAGATAGTATTGAAACTACTGTTTGTGTAACAGGACAACATAGAGAAATGTTAGATCAGGTATTACATGCATTTAACGTTAAACCGGATTATGATTTATCTATTATGAAAGATAAACAAACTTTATTTGATGTTACTACAAATATATTAAATAAAATTAATGAAGTTCTAAAAGAAGTTAATCCTGATATAGTGTTAGTACATGGAGATACATCAACTACCTTTGCTACAGCATTAGCTTGTTTTTATTTGCAGATTCCTGTAGGACATGTGGAAGCAGGACTGAGGACTTATGATATCTATTCACCTTTTCCGGAAGAATTTAACAGAAGAGTTGTTAGTATTATAGCAAAATATAATTTTGCTCCAACTGAAATGAGTAAACAAAATTTATTGAATGAAGGTGCAAATGAAGAGAGTGTATTTGTGACTGGAAATACTGCTATTGATGCTCTGCGAACTACAATAAAGGATGATTATAATCACCCAGAGTTAGAATGGGCAATAGGGTCTAAACTTATTATGTTAACAGCGCATAGAAGAGAAAATTTTGGAGAACCAATGCATCATATGTTTAGGGCAATTAGAAGAATTATAGATGAACATGATGATGTTAAGGTAATCTATCCAATTCATATGAATCCAGTGGTTAGACAAATCGCTAAAGAAGAACTGAGTAATTGTGATAGAGTACATATTATTGAACCGTTAGATGTTTT
The sequence above is drawn from the Candidatus Stoquefichus sp. SB1 genome and encodes:
- the wecB gene encoding non-hydrolyzing UDP-N-acetylglucosamine 2-epimerase yields the protein MLVFGTRPEAIKMCPLVNELKTRDSIETTVCVTGQHREMLDQVLHAFNVKPDYDLSIMKDKQTLFDVTTNILNKINEVLKEVNPDIVLVHGDTSTTFATALACFYLQIPVGHVEAGLRTYDIYSPFPEEFNRRVVSIIAKYNFAPTEMSKQNLLNEGANEESVFVTGNTAIDALRTTIKDDYNHPELEWAIGSKLIMLTAHRRENFGEPMHHMFRAIRRIIDEHDDVKVIYPIHMNPVVRQIAKEELSNCDRVHIIEPLDVLDFHNFLARSYMILTDSGGIQEEAPSLGKPVLVMRDTTERPEGVKAGTIKLVGTNEEKIYRAFKLLLVNQNEYEKMSCASNPYGDGYASNKIVDILL